The Vicia villosa cultivar HV-30 ecotype Madison, WI linkage group LG1, Vvil1.0, whole genome shotgun sequence genome includes a region encoding these proteins:
- the LOC131643520 gene encoding phosphoglucomutase, chloroplastic has protein sequence MASCYRLDNFIISAFKPKNSNVPLSIHHHSSSSSSSNFPSSFKVQNFPFRVRCNSAIRATSSSSSPTTIAEPNDIKINSIPTKPIEGQKTGTSGLRKKVKVFMQENYLANWIQALFNSLPQEDYKNGVLVLGGDGRYFNREAAQIIIKIAAGNGVGKILVGKEGILSTPAVSAVIRKREANGGFIMSASHNPGGPEYDWGIKFNYSSGQPAPESITDKIYGNTLSISEIKIADIPDVDLSNVGVTKFGSFSVEVIDPVSDYLELLETVFDFPLIKSLISRPDFRFTFDAMHAVAGAYATPIFVDKLGASPDSISNGIPLEDFGHGHPDPNLTYAKDLVNIMYAENGPDFGAASDGDGDRNMILGTSFFVTPSDSVAVIAANAKEAIPYFKDSVKGLARSMPTSGALDRVAEKLNLPFFEVPTGWKFFGNLMDAGNLSICGEESFGTGSDHIREKDGIWAVLAWLSIIAHRNKDTKPGGKLISVSDVVKEHWATYGRNFFSRYDYEECESEGANKMIEHLREILSKSKSGDKYGSYVLDFADDFTYTDPVDGSVVSKQGVRFVFTDGSRIIYRLSGTGSAGATVRVYIEQFEPDVSKHDVDAQIALKPLIDLALSVSKLKDFTGREKPTVIT, from the exons ATGGCTTCCTGTTACAGACTCGACAACTTCATCATCTCTGCTTTTAAACCTAAAAACTCAAATGTTCCTCTTtcaattcatcatcattcatcatcatcatcatcttccaatTTCCCATCTTCTTTCAAAGTTCAAAACTTTCCTTTCAGGGTTCGATGTAATTCAGCTATCAGAGCCACTTCATCTTCCTCTTCTCCCACAACTATTGCAGAACCTAATGACATTAAG aTTAACTCTATTCCTACTAAACCTATTGAAGGACAAAAAACTGGTACCAGTGGGCTAAGAAAAAAG GTGAAAGTGTTTATGCAAGAAAATTACCTTGCGAATTGGATTCAG GCATTGTTTAATTCGTTGCCTCAGGAGGATTACAAGAATGGAGTGTTGGTGTTGGGAGGTGACGGTCGATACTTCAATAGAGAAGCTGCACAG ATAATAATCAAAATTGCTGCTGGAAATGGTGTTGGAAAAATTCTGGTTGGGAA GGAAGGGATATTGTCAACACCAGCCGTTTCTGCTGTAATAAGGAAGAGAGAGGCAAATGGTGGATTTATTATGAGTGCGAGCCATAACCCTGGTGGTCCTGAGTATGATTGGGGTATTAAG TTTAATTACAGTAGCGGACAACCTGCACCAGAATCCATCACCGACAAGATTTACGGAAACACTCTATCT ATTTCTGAGATAAAGATTGCTGATATTCCCGACGTTGACTTATCAAATGTTGGAGTTACAAAATTCGGAAGCTTCAGTGTGGAAGTAATAGACCCAGTTTCTGATTACCTGGAGCTATTAGAG ACAGTATTTGATTTTCCGCTAATCAAAAGTCTTATTTCACGGCCAGATTTTAG gtttacatTTGATGCCATGCATGCAGTTGCCGGTGCTTATGCAACACCCATTTTCGTCGATAAACTTGGTGCTAGTCCG GATTCAATTTCAAATGGAATACCTTTGGAAGATTTTGGACATGGTCATCCCGATCCTAATCTAAC ATATGCAAAGGATCTTGTCAATATTATGTATGCTGAAAACGGACCTGATTTTGGAGCCGCTAGTGATG GTGATGGGGATAGAAATATGATTTTAGGAACAAGTTTCTTCGTAACTCCTTCAGACTCTGTAGCCGTTATTGCAGCCAATGCAAAAGAAGCGATTCCGTACTTTAAGGACAGTGTCAAG GGTCTTGCACGATCGATGCCGACAAGTGGTGCTCTAGATAGAGTCGCTGAAAAGTTGAACCTCCCTTTCTTCGAG GTTCCCACTGGTTGGAAGTTTTTCGGGAATCTTATGGATGCCGGGAATCTGTCTATTTGCGGGGAAGAGAGTTTTGGAACAGGTTCTGACCACATACGTGAGAAAGATGGAATCTG ggcTGTGTTAGCTTGGCTTTCTATTATTGCTCACCGCAACAAAGACACGAAACCAGGGGGGAAATTGATCTCTGTATCTGATGTTGTGAAGGAGCATTGGGCAACCTATGGTAGAAATTTCTTTTCTAGATACGATTACGAG GAATGTGAATCAGAAGGCGCAAATAAGATGATAGAGCACCTACGAGAAATTTTGTCTAAGAGCAAGTCTGGTGATAAATATG GAAGTTATGTCCTCGACTTTGCTGATGATTTTACATACACTGATCCT GTAGATGGAAGTGTTGTATCAAAACAAGGGGTTCGGTTTGTTTTCACCGATGGTTCAAGAATTATTTATCGTTTATCA GGAACGGGTTCCGCTGGTGCAACCGTTAGAGTGTATATTGAACAGTTTGAACCAGATGTTTCTAAACACGACGTTGATGCTCAAATTGCCTTGAAACCATTAATAG ATTTAGCATTATCTGTTTCAAAGCTCAAAGACTTCACAGGGAGGGAGAAGCCTACAGTCATCACTTAA
- the LOC131643521 gene encoding O-fucosyltransferase 1-like isoform X1, translating to MRRPGLHRQHGRNAGGSGFKGMIAKLSIAAAVLLICTLSLFFSASKPSNVQSIFRTEIRLEELWTNADSDGWRPSSTPRSHWHPPPSKSNGYLRVRCNGGLNQQRTAISNAVLAARIMNATLVLPELDANSFWHDESGFHGIYDVEHFIQTLRFDVKIVESIPENEKNGKKKKIKAFQLRPPRDAPISWYTTDALKKMKEHGAIYLTPFSHRLAEEIDDPEYQRLRCRVNYHALRFKPHIMKLSESIVDKLRAQGPFMSIHLRFEMDMLSFAGCFDIFTPEEQKILKKYREENFAPKKLVYNERRAIGKCPLTPEEVGLILRALGFDNSTRIYLAAGELFGGDRFMNPFRSLFPRLENHTSVDNSEELAENTRGLAGSAVDYMVCLLSDIFMPTYDGPSNFANNLLGHRLYYGFRTTIRPDRKALAPIFIDREKGRMTGFDEAVRKVMLKTNFGEPHKRVSPESFYTNSWPECFCQTSPKNPEDKCPPNDVLSVMHNELNKQATDANSTKA from the exons ATGAGGAG ACCTGGACTTCACAGGCAGCATGGACGGAATGCTGGAGGATCTGGATTCAAAGGAATGATCGCGAAGTTGTCAATTGCTGCTGCGGTACTCTTGATCTGCACGCTCTCATTGTTCTTCTCTGCATCAAAACcttcaaatgttcaatcaatttttcgcacAGAG ATCCGTTTAGAAGAACTTTGGACCAATGCTGATTCTGATGGATGGAGACCGTCGTCCACTCCGCGTTCTCATTGGCACC CTCCTCCGAGTAAGAGTAATGGCTATTTGCGTGTTCGATGCAATGGTGGGCTAAATCAGCAGCGTACTGCA ATCTCTAATGCTGTTCTTGCTGCGCGGATTATGAATGCTACGCTAGTGCTGCCCGAGTTGGATGCAAACTCCTTTTGGCATGATGAAAG TGGTTTCCATGGTATCTACGATGTTGAGCACTTCATCCAGACACTGAGGTTTGATGTAAAGATTGTAGAAAGCATTCCAGAAAATGAGAAAAATggcaaaaagaagaaaataaaggcGTTTCAG CTCCGGCCTCCTAGAGATGCCCCTATAAGTTGGTATACTACCGACGCACTCAAGAAAATGAAAGAACATGGTGCTATCTATCTTACTCCCTTTTCACACCGATTAGCTGAAGAAATTGACGATCCTGAGTACCAGAGATTGAGGTGTAGGGTTAATTATCATGCTTTAAGATTCAAGCCACATATTATGAAGTTAAGTGAATCAATAGTTGATAAGCTACGTGCACAAGGGCCCTTCATGTCCATACATCTTCGGTTTGAGATGGATATGTTGTCATTTGCTGG ATGCTTTGATATATTTACACCAGAGGAGCAGAAGATTCTAAAGAAGTATCGAGAAGAAAATTTTGCACCTAAAAAACTTGTCTATAATGAAAGAAGAGCCATTGGAAAATGCCCATTGACACCCGAGGAG GTTGGTCTTATTTTGCGTGCATTGGGTTTTGACAATTCTACCAGGATATATCTTGCAGCTGGTGAATTGTTTGGAGGAGATCGATTTATGAATCCATTTCGAAGTTTATTCCCTAGACTTGAGAATCATACTTCTGTAGATAACTCTGAAGAGCTTGCTGAGAACACTAGGGGATTGGCAGGTTCTGCTGTAGATTACATGGTCTGCCTTCTTTCTGACATTTTCATGCCAACCTATGACGGTCCAAGCAACTTTGCAAACAACCTCCTTGGGCATCGCCTTTATTACGGCTTCCGGACTACAATCAGACCTGACAGAAAGGCTCTTGCCCCCATCTTCATTGATAGAGAGAAGGGACGAATGACCGGTTTTGATGAAGCTGTAAGGAAAGTCATGCTTAAAACAAACTTTGGTGAACCTCATAAGCGTGTTTCTCCTGAATCTTTCTATACTAATTCTTGGCCTGAATGCTTCTGCCAAACATCACCAAAGAACCCAGAAGACAAATGTCCACCAAATGATGTTTTAAGTGTTATGCATAATGAATTGAATAAACAAGCCACAGACGCAAACTCTACAAAGGCCTGA
- the LOC131643521 gene encoding O-fucosyltransferase 1-like isoform X2, translating into MLILMDGDRRPLRVLIGTVSICSSPPSKSNGYLRVRCNGGLNQQRTAISNAVLAARIMNATLVLPELDANSFWHDESGFHGIYDVEHFIQTLRFDVKIVESIPENEKNGKKKKIKAFQLRPPRDAPISWYTTDALKKMKEHGAIYLTPFSHRLAEEIDDPEYQRLRCRVNYHALRFKPHIMKLSESIVDKLRAQGPFMSIHLRFEMDMLSFAGCFDIFTPEEQKILKKYREENFAPKKLVYNERRAIGKCPLTPEEVGLILRALGFDNSTRIYLAAGELFGGDRFMNPFRSLFPRLENHTSVDNSEELAENTRGLAGSAVDYMVCLLSDIFMPTYDGPSNFANNLLGHRLYYGFRTTIRPDRKALAPIFIDREKGRMTGFDEAVRKVMLKTNFGEPHKRVSPESFYTNSWPECFCQTSPKNPEDKCPPNDVLSVMHNELNKQATDANSTKA; encoded by the exons ATGCTGATTCTGATGGATGGAGACCGTCGTCCACTCCGCGTTCTCATTGGCACCGTATCTATCTGTTCTT CTCCTCCGAGTAAGAGTAATGGCTATTTGCGTGTTCGATGCAATGGTGGGCTAAATCAGCAGCGTACTGCA ATCTCTAATGCTGTTCTTGCTGCGCGGATTATGAATGCTACGCTAGTGCTGCCCGAGTTGGATGCAAACTCCTTTTGGCATGATGAAAG TGGTTTCCATGGTATCTACGATGTTGAGCACTTCATCCAGACACTGAGGTTTGATGTAAAGATTGTAGAAAGCATTCCAGAAAATGAGAAAAATggcaaaaagaagaaaataaaggcGTTTCAG CTCCGGCCTCCTAGAGATGCCCCTATAAGTTGGTATACTACCGACGCACTCAAGAAAATGAAAGAACATGGTGCTATCTATCTTACTCCCTTTTCACACCGATTAGCTGAAGAAATTGACGATCCTGAGTACCAGAGATTGAGGTGTAGGGTTAATTATCATGCTTTAAGATTCAAGCCACATATTATGAAGTTAAGTGAATCAATAGTTGATAAGCTACGTGCACAAGGGCCCTTCATGTCCATACATCTTCGGTTTGAGATGGATATGTTGTCATTTGCTGG ATGCTTTGATATATTTACACCAGAGGAGCAGAAGATTCTAAAGAAGTATCGAGAAGAAAATTTTGCACCTAAAAAACTTGTCTATAATGAAAGAAGAGCCATTGGAAAATGCCCATTGACACCCGAGGAG GTTGGTCTTATTTTGCGTGCATTGGGTTTTGACAATTCTACCAGGATATATCTTGCAGCTGGTGAATTGTTTGGAGGAGATCGATTTATGAATCCATTTCGAAGTTTATTCCCTAGACTTGAGAATCATACTTCTGTAGATAACTCTGAAGAGCTTGCTGAGAACACTAGGGGATTGGCAGGTTCTGCTGTAGATTACATGGTCTGCCTTCTTTCTGACATTTTCATGCCAACCTATGACGGTCCAAGCAACTTTGCAAACAACCTCCTTGGGCATCGCCTTTATTACGGCTTCCGGACTACAATCAGACCTGACAGAAAGGCTCTTGCCCCCATCTTCATTGATAGAGAGAAGGGACGAATGACCGGTTTTGATGAAGCTGTAAGGAAAGTCATGCTTAAAACAAACTTTGGTGAACCTCATAAGCGTGTTTCTCCTGAATCTTTCTATACTAATTCTTGGCCTGAATGCTTCTGCCAAACATCACCAAAGAACCCAGAAGACAAATGTCCACCAAATGATGTTTTAAGTGTTATGCATAATGAATTGAATAAACAAGCCACAGACGCAAACTCTACAAAGGCCTGA